Genomic segment of Paenalkalicoccus suaedae:
AACGCCAAGCAACGAAAGATGCTGGTAAAATTGCAGGTCTTGAAGTAGAACGTATTGTAAACGAGCCTACCGCAGCAGCTTTAGCTTATGGTCTTGAAAAAGAAGAAGATCAAACAATCCTTGTTTATGACCTAGGTGGCGGTACGTTTGACGTATCTATCCTTGAGCTTGGAGATGGATTCTTTGAAGTTAAATCTACTTCAGGTGACAATAAGCTTGGTGGGGACGACTTTGACCAAGTAATTATTGATTACCTTGTAGAAGAATTCAAAAAAGAAAATGGTATTGACTTAAGTCAAGATAAAATGGCTTCTCAGCGTCTAAAGGATGCAGCTGAAAAAGCGAAGAAGGACCTTTCTGGTGTTTCTCAAACGCAAATTAGCTTACCATTCATCACAGCGGATGCTAGTGGACCGAAGCACTTAGAGCTATCTCTATCGCGTGCAAAGTTTGAAGATTTATCATCCGATTTAGTAGAGCGTACAATGGGACCAACTCGTCAAGCGCTTCAAGACGCTGGTTTATCTGCTAGTGAAGTGGATAAAGTTGTTCTTGTTGGTGGATCTACACGTATCCCAGCTGTACAAGAAGCAATCAAGAAAGTAACTGGTAAGGACTCTCACAAAGGCGTAAACCCGGATGAAGTTGTAGCACTTGGTGCGGCGATCCAAGCTGGTGTCTTAACTGGTGATGTGAAAGACGTTGTCCTTCTTGATGTAACACCTCTATCACTAGGTATTGAGACGATGGGTGGCGTTATGACGAAGCTAATCGAGCGTAATACGACAATTCCAACATCTAAGTCTCAAGTGTTCTCTACAGCAGCAGACAATCAGCCATCTGTAGACATTCACGTATTACAAGGGGAGCGTGAAATGGCAGCGGACAACAAAACACTTGGTCGCTTCCAACTAACGGACATTCCTCCAGCACCACGTGGCGTGCCACAAATCGAAGTATCCTTTGATTTAGATGCTAACGGAATTGTGAACGTACGTGCGAAGGACCTTGGCACAAATAAAGAGCAGTCTATTACAATCACGTCAAGCTCAGGTCTATCTGATGATGAAGTCGAGCAAATGATCAAGGATGCAGAAGCAAATGCGGAAGCAGACAAGAAGCGTCGTGAAGAAGTAGATCTACGTAATGAAGCAGATCAGCTTGTTTTCCAAACGGAAAAGACACTAAAAGACCTAGGTGAAAACGTTGATCCAGCAGATAAAGAGCGTGCAGAGCAAGCGAAGGATGAAGTGAAAACGGCGCTTGAAGGTACAGACTCTGAAGCAATTAAAACAGCGAAGGACAAGCTCCAAGAAGTTGTTACAGAGCTTACGACAAAGCTTTATGAGCAGGCAGCAGCACAGCAGCAGGCTGAAGGCGCTGACCAAGCTGGAAATACAGAAGAGCAGGACGACAATGTTGTAGATGCTGAATACGAGGAAGTAAACGACGAAAAGAAAGAGTAATTCTCTACTCGCCCACCAGAGGGTGCTCCCCCTGGTGGGTTTTTCTAAGTCAAAAGAAGCGAAATGCCTGCTTTACTCGGCAACGTGTGAGTGATAACATAATCGTTATGGAGAAAATTCGGGAGTGGTTTAAACATGAGTAAACGAGACTTTTATGAAGTACTTGGGGTTAGTAAAGGTGCCTCAGATGCAGAGATAAAAAAAGCATATAGAAAGCTTGCACGTGAGTACCACCCAGATGTTAATAAAGCAGCTGATGCGGAAACGAAATTTAAAGAAGTGAAAGAAGCTTATGATACATTAAGCGATGGTAATAAGCGCGCTCACTACGATCAGTTTGGTCATACAGATCCAAATCAAGGATTTGGTGGCGCTGGCGGACAGGACTTTGGTGGCTTTAGCGATATTTTTGATATGTTCTTTGGTGGAGGTGGCGGTGGTCGCAGAAGAGATCCGAATGCACCACGTCAAGGCTCAGATTTACAGTACACGATGACACTTGAATTTAAAGAAGCGATCTTTGGGAAAGAAACAGATATTGAAATTCCTAGAGAAGAAGACTGTGAAACATGTCACGGTAGTGGTGCTAAGCCAGGAACGACGCCTGAAACTTGTCGTCATTGTGGTGGTGCAGGTCAACTTAATGTGGAACAAAACACGCCGTTTGGTCGTGTTGTAAACCGTCGTGTATGTAATCACTGTGAGGGTACAGGAAAAGAAATCAAAGATAAATGTCGTACATGTGGTGGCTCTGGAAAAGTGAAAAAGCGTAAAAAGATCCATATTAAAATTCCTGCGGGAGTAGACACTGGCCAACAAATCCGTGTAGCTGGTCAAGGAGAACCAGGTGCTAATGGTGGACCAGCCGGTGACCTTTATGTTGTCTTTAACGTGAAGTCTCATGAGTTCTTTAAGCGCGATGGTGACGATATCTTCTGTGAGATGCCAATTACGTTTGTGCAATCAGCTCTTGGCGATGAAGTGGAAGTGCCTACACTAGAAGGAAAGATTAAGCTTAAAATTCCTGCCGGAACGCAAACGGGTACGCATTTTAGACTTCGCGGTAAAGGTGCTCCAAACGTGCGTGGTATGGGACAAGGTGATCAGCACATTGAAGTAAAAGTAATCACGCCGAAGAAGTTAAGTGACAAACAAAAAGATATTTTACGTGAATTTGCAGAAGTAAGTGGGAATGAAGCGCCTGATGAGCAAAGCGACAATTTTTTCGCTAAAGTAAAACGAGCGTTTAAGAGTTTTGGAGAATAATGAGCAGGTAGGGAGATGGACACATGAAATGGTCTGAAATTCGCATTCATACGACACAAGAAGCAGTAGAACCGATTAGTCACATCCTGCACGAAGCTGGAGCGGGAGGTGTCGTTATTGAAGATAAGGATGATATTCTGCGTGACTTCGAAGATAAATTTGGAGAAATTTATGATTTATCAACCGAGGACTATCCTGAAGAAGGTGTTATTTTAAAAGCATATCTTCCTGTTAATAGTTTTTTAAACGAGTCTGTGGAAGAAATCAAACAGGCCATTAATCAGCTCCTTACCTACAATATTGATATTGGTGCTAACACATTGACAGTTAGTGAAGTGAATGAAGAAGAGTGGGCAACTGCGTGGAAAAAATACTACAAGCCAGTAAAAGTCTCGGAGACTATTACGATTTCTCCTTCTTGGGAAGACTATAAGCCCGTGCATGATAAAGAGCTTGTTATTGAGCTCGATCCTGGTATGGCATTTGGAACTGGTACGCATCCTACGACGGTTTTATGTATTCAGGCGCTAGAGCGACACACGAAGAACGGAGATCGTATTGCAGATGTAGGTACCGGTTCTGGCGTACTTGCAATTGCGGCGGCCAAATTAGGTGTTGATAAGGTCGAAGCACTCGACTTAGATGAAGTTGCTGTTGAATCTGCTACTCAAAATGTAGCGTTTAATCACGCTACTGACACGGTATCGGTTACGCAGGGTAATTTATTAGATACGCTGTCTGGTGAGTATGATGTTATAGTAGCAAACATTTTAGCAGAAGTGATTGTTACTATGACAGAGGATGCATTTTCGTTTGTTAAACCAAATGGAAAGCTTATTACATCAGGAATTATCCAAGCGAAAAGAGATTTAGTCAAAAACTCTCTTCTTGAGGCAGGTTTTGTCATTGACGAAATCACGGAGATGGAAGACTGGATTGCGATAGTGGCTTCTAAGCCAGAGTAGGAGGATCCAATGCAACGATATTTTTTGCCAAATGATCATTTTACGAATGGCTATGTTAAGATGGATGACGAATCAACAAAGCATATTGCTCGTGTCATGCGTATGAAGAATGATGACGAGGTTATTTGCTGTAATGAAGATGGGAGCTGCTATATTGTTGCGCTCGATGTAGCACCAGATGAAGTGAGAGGAAGAGTACTTTATCAGGAGGAGCGATCGTCTGAACTGCCAGTAGACGTAACAATCGCACAAGGACTTCCTAAAGGTGATAAGTTGGAGCTAACGATTCAAAAGGCTACCGAGCTCGGCGCTTTTTCATTTCTTCCATTCGAAGCAACGCGATCTGTCGCAAAGCTTGATGCGAAGAAGGCGGATAAAAAAGTCGAGCGTTGGCAGAGAATAGCGAAAGAAGCGAGTGAGCAGTCGCACAGACAGCGTGTGCCTAATGTCACGTTTGTGAGTTGGCAGGAGCTTTTAACATCTGCATCCGACTTTACTCATGTTATAGTAGCCTATGAAGAAGCTGCAAAAGAGGATGAGAGAAGCTCATTTAAAGCGGTTCTCCAAAAGCTTTCACCTGGAGATCGTGTGCTGCTCGTTTGCGGTCCGGAAGGCGGATTAACAGATGCAGAGGTCAAAAAGCTTGAAGAGGTAAAGGCGATTCGCTGTGGACTAGGTCCAAGAATTCTTCGGAGTGAAACTGCTCCGCTTTACGGTCTCTCAGCAATTTCTTATCAAATAGAACTATCGGGGTGAAGAACTAATGCGTACGGTTGCGTTCCATACACTTGGATGTAAGGTTAACCATTATGAGACAGAGGCTATCTGGCAACTATTTAAGCAGGATGGTTATGAAAAAGTAGATTATGAACAAACATCAGACGTTTATGTCATTAACACATGCACAGTTACAAATACAGGCGATAAGAAAAGTCGTCAGGTTATTAGACGTGCAATAAGAAAGAATCCAGATGCGGTTGTTTGTGTGACAGGGTGTTACGCTCAAACTTCTCCTGCAGAAATCATGGCGATACCAGGAGTAGATATTGTTGTAGGCACACAGGATCGTCATAAAATGATTCCTTATATTGAACAATTTCAAAAAGAGCGTGAACCGATCAACGGTGTAGGGAACATCATGAAATCACGCGTCTACGAAGAGCTTGATGTACCGTCATTTACTGATCGAACACGCGCTTCGTTAAAAATTCAAGAAGGCTGTAACAACTTTTGTACATTCTGCATTATTCCTTGGGCGAGAGGCCTTCTACGTTCACGTGATCCAATTGAAGTGATCAAGCAAGCTAATCAGCTTGTTGCTGCAGGCTACAAAGAAATCGTTTTAACTGGCATTCATACTGGTGGATACGGAGAGGATATGAAAGACTATAGCCTCGCTAAACTTCTCATTGAATTAGAAAAAGTAGAAGGATTAAAGCGTATTCGCATTTCATCTATTGAGGGAAGTCAAATTACAGACGAGGTTATTGAGGCCATTGATCAATCAGAAAAGATCGTACGTCATTTACACGTACCATTGCAGTCTGGTTCTGATACAGTACTAAAACGCATGCGCCGTAAGTATACGACTGCGTTTTATAAAGAGCGAGTAGACCGTCTTAAAAAGGCGCTACCAGGACTCGCTGTCACATCTGACGTTATTGTTGGATTCCCTGGCGAAACGGAAGAAGAGTTTAATGAAACGTACGAATTTATTCGTGAAATTGGCTATTCAGAGCTACACGTTTTCCCTTATTCAAAGCGTACTGGTACTCCAGCTGCTAGGATGGAAGATCAAGTAGATGATGCAGTGAAGAATAATCGCGTTCACAAGCTTATTGCTTTATCAAATCAATTAGCGAAAGAATACGCGTCACGCTATGAAGGGGAAGTGCTTGAAATGATCCCAGAAGAGCGTGATAAAGAAAATGACGCGTACCTAATTGGCTATACAGATAATTATATGAAGGTGAAGCTTCTGACGGACGATGATGCTTTGATTGGAGAAATCGTCAAAGTAAAAATCGATAAGGCAGGGTACCCATATAACGAAGGGTCCTTTGTGCGAGTGATGAGGGACGAAGCCGTCGTTCAATAATCGTACTAGCTAATTCAATAGCAGAACAGATGAGAAAAAGGAAAACTGTAGTAGGAATATGGAAAGATATATTGACCATAGACCGCTATTCCTTTATAATCATACATGACATGTCCTCTGACATGTTTTCATTGGTTGTTCGGAGGGAGGGATATAGAATGGCAGAAACACGTGTACGTAAAAACGAATCCATCGATGCTGCTCTTCGTCGCTTTAAGAAAACAATTTCTAAAGAAGGTACGATGGCAGAGGTTAAAAAGCGTAAGCATTACGAAAAGCCAAGTATCAAGCGTAAGAAGAAGTCTGAAGCGGCTCGTAAGCGTAAGTTCTAAGGAGAGGGTTTACTATGGCTTTGCACATTCTTGATCAGCTTAATCAAGATATGAAGGACGCAATGCGCAAAAAAGACAAGCAACGCCTATCGGTTATTCGTGGTGTAAAGTCTACTTTACAAAACGAAGCAATTAATAAAGGGTCAGAGCTCTCAGAGGATGAGGTTCTAACTGTATTAAACCGTGAAATGAAACAGCGTCGCGAGTCCCTCCATGAATTTGAGCAAGCAGAACGCCAAGATCTTGTCGAAAAGACGAAAGCAGAAGTATCAATTCTGTCCGAATATATGCCAGCGCAGCTTGACGAAGCGGAGCTTGATGCCATCGTTGCTGAGACAGTGACAGAGGTTGGAGCTACGTCTAAAGCGGATATGGGGAAGGTTATGGGTGCCATTATGCCTAAGGTAAAAGGGCGCGCAGACGGAACCGCCGTTAAAAAGAGAGTCGAGCAGGCATTATCATAAAACGATAAGACGTTAATTAATCAGAGTCCACAGTTCATTTTGAGCTGTGGACTCTTTGCGTTCCGTTTGTACAAATTCATGCATATTTTTTCTCGCAGAGGGAATGGGAAAGGGAGACGCAAAGGAGGAATAATAAATGAGTGATAAAACATTAAGATACGTGAAGTGGACAGCCGGTACACACTTAGAGCTTGTGGATACAAAACTAGATGAACAAGCGATTTATTATGATGTAGAAGTAACACGAGCAGAGGAAGAGGTTCTCCGTGATTTAGTTGCTAATGTACAGGACGGAGACGTGATGCCAGAGCATATTTTTGTCCACCCGTTCGATGAAACGCGAGATGAAAAAGATAAAGAAGAGCTCGGTGATGAAACACAACGCCTTTTCGCCTTTATATATGAGGTAGGTACAAAAGAGACGAAAGAAAGAATCAAAATGAAAAACGAATAATAGTTAAAAGAGACGTGAGTAAGTGACGTCTCTTTATTTATTTTTGAAATAGTAGCCAACTTCCATGGATCCTTTATTTCTTTAAGAGAAGCTCTTATAATCTTTTTAAGAAGAGGAGCGCTAAATAGCGCGAAAGGGATCGCAGAAAACTTGTTAAAGGTGTAATTTTTACATGTTGAGGAATCGTATAACTAGACAGTGACTCCTTATGTTTTTTACACTTAATGTACATGCTAATACTTGTACGCAATTGCTTACTATAGGATTTTTAAACTTTTTAAATAGTTGAAACCTTATTTGAGCTCAATCGTACATGTATTAAGGCTTTTTAGAAAAGGGGCGTGAGGCCGTTGAAAGTGTTCAGAATACTTTTTTTTGCGACTCTTCTCGCTGTTGCCTTTAGTGCTGTCATCGTTTCAGCTAATGAAAGTAATGCATCAAAGACGGTTTATTTTGTACCGGTTGAGCAAACAGTTGAACGGGGACTTGAAGCCTTTATGAATCGAGCTGTTCAAACAGCAGAGGAAGAAGGCGTCGATCATATTGTTTTTGAGTTAAATACACCAGGTGGTAGAGTGGATGCTGCTGGTGAGATTGCTCGAACCGTAAGGGAATCCTCTATTCCTACTACAGCTTACGTTGTAGAGGAAGCTATGTCTGCAGGAGCTTATATTGCCCTAAACGCAGACGAAATTCTAATGGCTCCAAGTACGAGGATGGGCTCTGCGCAAGTGATCGATGGTTCAGGTAATGCGGCAGATGATAAAGCGCAATCAGCTTGGCTTGCTAACATGAGAGCTGCTGCGGAGCTTCGGGATCGTGATCCGATATATGCGCTAGCAATGGCAGATCCGAGAATTGATCTACCAGAGTTAGGTGCGGAGGAGGGAGAATTATTAACGTTAACAGCCTCTGAAGCAATATCAGTTAATTATGCGGAAGCTATTGCAGATAGTCGAGATGATGTACTAGCTTACTTAAATTTAGAAGGAGCAACTATTCAGGAATTTGAGGTTAGTCTTGCAGAGCAAATTGCGAGATTTGTAACAAGTCCTATCGTTATTCCGATATTGTTATCAATCGGAAGTTTAGGGCTAATACTGGAGTTGTACTCACCAGGGTTTGGAATACCTGGAATTATGGGGATTTCTTCACTATTACTTTTCTTTTATGGTCATTTAGTTGCTGGATTTGCTGGCTTTGAAGGACTGATTTTATTTGTTGTCGGAGCAGCATTGCTTGTTTTAGAAGTGTTTTCTCCAAGCTTTGGCATATTCGGTGCTTTAGGACTTGGAGCGATAATTGGGAGTCTTGTAATGAGCTCTTTTGATACGACGGTTATTTTGTATTCTGTCCTAATTGCAGGCGTAATTTCATTAGTTGCATTTTTCACTGTGATGAAATATGTAGACCGAATCGGTCCAATGAAAAAGATGATTTTACAGGATGCAACATCTACTGAGCTTGGCTACGTATCAAATGAACATCGTGTTGAATTAGTTGGCTTAACAGGTCAAACTTTAACTGTGCTTCGACCATCTGGAACAGCTTTAATTGGTGATGAACGACTTGACGTTGTTTCAGAGGGAGGATATATTGAACAAGGGAAGAAAGTAAAGGTAATTTCAGCTGTAGGATCTCGTATTGTAGTGCGAGTTGAATCGGCCGAATAGCCTAATTAAAAAGGAGGAAGAAACATGCCAGATATTTCGGTATTTATTTTGATCGGGGTTATCGTCATAGCGGTACTTGTACTATTTACATTTGTACCAGTAGGACTATGGATTTCCGCGTGGGCAGCAGGAGTTAAAGTAGGAATCTTTCAACTAGTCGGTATGCGACTACGTCGAGTTATTCCTCATCGTGTAGTAAACCCACAAATTAAAGCAGTAAAAGCAGGTTTAGATATGTCTACTGACAAGCTAGAGGGTCACTATCTAGCCGGTGGTAACGTTGACCGAGTAGTAAATGCACTTATTGCAGCACAACGTGCTAACATTGATTTAACGTTTGAACGATGTGCGGCGATTGACTTAGCAGGTCGTGATGTACTTGAAGCAGTACAAATGAGTGTAAACCCTAAGGTTATTGAAACACCATTCATCGCCGGTGTTGCGATGGACGGAATTGAAGTAAAAGCAAAAGCTCGTATCACGGTACGTGCGAATATCGATCGCTTAGTCGGTGGTGCTGGTGAAGAAACAGTCATCGCTCGTGTTGGTGAAGGTATTGTATCGACAATCGGTTCAGCAAGAAATCATAAAGAAGTTCTTGAGAACCCAGATATGATTTCGCAAACCGTTTTAAAGAAAGGGTTAGACGCTGGTACAGCGTTTGAAATTCTTTCTATTGATATTGCGGACATTGACATCGGTAAAAACATCGGTGCCGGTCTTCAAACGGACCAAGCAGAAGCAGACAAGAAGATCGCTCAGGCGAAAGCGGAAGAGCGTCGTGCGATGGCCGTTGCACAAGAGCAAGAGATGAAGGCCCGCGTTGAAGAAATGCGCGCGAAGGTAGTTGAAGCAGAGGCAGAAGTACCTCTAGCTATGTCTGAAGCTCTTCGTTCAGGTAATTTAGGTGTCATGGATTACATGAACTTTAACAACGTAAAAGCGGATACTGATATGCGTGAATCAATTGGTAAAGCGACTGACGATGGAGAAGAAACACAGGATCAAACATCAACAAAACCCCGTCGTTAATCCACTATAGAAGGGAGCAACGATCGTGGAAGGGTTAATAGAATTAGTTCTTGGAAATCCCTTTATTCTCTTCTTGATTATCGCTTTCTTGTTTAGTACGTTTCGTAAGAGGGGCACTGCTGATGAAGCACGTCAGCAGCCTGACCTCTCACCAGACGAAACAGCTACTATTGACTCTGAAGAACGCAATCCTAGCGAAGCGGAGCAAGCTGACTGGAGAGATATTTTTTATCCTCCGGAAGAACGCAGTAAAAAAGAGCAACCAGCTCCATCAAAGAGTTCTTCCGAGAGTAAGGAAGCTACGGCGTCCCTCTCGAAGGCTAATGATGAGTTACAGCGTCGCTATGAACAGGTGCAACAGCGTAAGTCTGAGGCGGCTAAACAAGATAATATAATGGATTCTCCTATTTATAAAAAGGATCTATCTGCTTCTAAGTCAAAAATTGATTTAGACTTCAAAAATATTACTAAAGAAGATGCAATTAAGGGTGTTATTTGGTCTGAGGTATTAGGAAAACCGAAAGCACGTAGACACAGATAATTAAATGCTGAAGAGACGACATGAAACTATGTCGTCTCTTTTTTTATGCCTTTACATATACTTTCCCTGAAGAGGAGGTCGTGCATATGAAAAAAATGAGAAATATGCTTCAACATATGCTAACCGACGTCATGGAAATCCCTCCTGATATTGCACTTCACCTTCCTAAGGTGACGTTAATTGGACATCTCCATATTTATTTAGAAAATTTTTCAGAGGTCCTATTTTTTAGTGATCAAAGACTGATTGTTAAAAGTCAGTTTGGGAGAATTGTTATTGATGGCGAGCAATTTGTGTTAAAAACCATCTTAAAAGAAGAGCTCATGATGGAGGGGAAAATAACGAATGTAGCAGTTCGGATTCAGGGGGACCAAGATGATTAGCCTTTATAAGAAAGTGTATGTGGAGCAAATAAATACGGCAGCGTTCGTTCGACTTTGTCAACACCATAGAATTCGTATAACGGTAGTCAAAACGTCTGGTACCGCTATAACATGTCATGTGCACATCCGTGATATAGACCATTTGATGGAGTTATTAACCGATCAGGGAGCGAATGCACGTATACACGGCTATGTTGGAATGATGCATTCACTCTCACAACTTAATATATTTGCCTTATTAGGAAGTGTGGGATTCGCTTTGACTCTTTACATATTAATGAGTCTTACTTGGTCGGTTGAAGTGGAAGGTGGGAATGTCGCCTTGCGCCATCAAGTGCTAGAGCTTCTGGAGGAAAAGGGCTTAAAACAGCATTCTTTTATTGTGAGACATCCATCTATGGAAGAGCTACAGACCTTTGCGTTAGCGGAATTGGATCAAATAGCTTTTATAGGAGGAGAAAAAATTGGTACGACTTATTCATTTCGTATTATCGAAAAAAGGCAAGAAAATCAGGTTGAAGAAAAACGTTTAGGACATCTCACCGCAACGAGAGATGCTGTCATTAAAAGGATTGTCGCAGGTACTGGGACAGCAGCAGTGAGAGTCGATCAGTTTGTCCGAAAAAATGACATCCTGATATCAGGTTATATAGGGCGAGAAGAAGATAAACAGTTAGTTGCTGCTGAAGGGGAAGTAATCGGTGAATTTTGGGAAATTGCAAAAGTGGAACAACCACTTATTCATGATTATGAAACGGTTGTAGGACCGAAAAACACACGGTATGCGATCCAGCTTGGCTCCTATACGATACCATTATTTTTTAATGAGCCAGGTGGATATAAAGAGCGGCAATCAAAAAAGCTTCTTGATAAAGGTCTCACTATTGCTTTTCACACAAATCATTACTATGAGCTTACAAAAACGCAAGTAGAGTATGCACAGGAAGAAGCTGTTCAAGAAGCCAAAAGTGCTGCTAAGGATCAGCTCCAAGAGACCTTGACTGATAGTGGGGAGATCTTACAGGAAAAAGTTTTGCACGAATCTATGGAGAATGGTAAAGTTAAGGTAGTAATTCACTATACGGTTAACGATTCGATAGCAAAAAAAAGATCCGTTATCAAGGAGAATGAGACGATTGGCAGATAATAAACGAACGATTGCATTACCTGTACAAGACGCAAATGAAGTACAAGCTCTATTTGGTCCAAACGATCGACATTTAAAACGATTAGAAGAAAAACTATCGACTACTTTACTTACGAGAGGTCAGGAAGTAGTAATTACCGGTGATGATGAGACTGCAGATAAAGTACAGCGCGTTTTAGAAGTGCTGTTGCAGTTAATTCGTAAAGGGATCCACATTCACGAGAGAGACGTCGTTTACGCTGCTCAACTTGTCGAGCGCGACTTATTAAGCGAAATGACGGAGCTTTATGAAGATAAAATCACAACAACGGTTAAAGGCAAACCTATCCTAGCTAAGACGTTGGGACAACGTCACTATGTCTCCGCAATTCGTAAAAAGGATATTGTGTTTGGGATTGGTCCTGCCGGGACTGGTAAAACGTATTTAGCAGTGGTCCTAGCTGTACATGCATTAAAAGAAGGCAATGTAAAAAAAATCGTTCTTACTAGACCAGCTGTTGAAGCCGGTGAGAGCTTAGGATTCTTACCTGGGGATTTAAAGGAGAAGGTAGATCCTTATTTACGCCCGCTCTATGATGCGCTGCACGATGTTCTCGGAG
This window contains:
- a CDS encoding YabP/YqfC family sporulation protein: MKKMRNMLQHMLTDVMEIPPDIALHLPKVTLIGHLHIYLENFSEVLFFSDQRLIVKSQFGRIVIDGEQFVLKTILKEELMMEGKITNVAVRIQGDQDD
- a CDS encoding sporulation protein YqfD, with protein sequence MISLYKKVYVEQINTAAFVRLCQHHRIRITVVKTSGTAITCHVHIRDIDHLMELLTDQGANARIHGYVGMMHSLSQLNIFALLGSVGFALTLYILMSLTWSVEVEGGNVALRHQVLELLEEKGLKQHSFIVRHPSMEELQTFALAELDQIAFIGGEKIGTTYSFRIIEKRQENQVEEKRLGHLTATRDAVIKRIVAGTGTAAVRVDQFVRKNDILISGYIGREEDKQLVAAEGEVIGEFWEIAKVEQPLIHDYETVVGPKNTRYAIQLGSYTIPLFFNEPGGYKERQSKKLLDKGLTIAFHTNHYYELTKTQVEYAQEEAVQEAKSAAKDQLQETLTDSGEILQEKVLHESMENGKVKVVIHYTVNDSIAKKRSVIKENETIGR
- a CDS encoding PhoH family protein; amino-acid sequence: MADNKRTIALPVQDANEVQALFGPNDRHLKRLEEKLSTTLLTRGQEVVITGDDETADKVQRVLEVLLQLIRKGIHIHERDVVYAAQLVERDLLSEMTELYEDKITTTVKGKPILAKTLGQRHYVSAIRKKDIVFGIGPAGTGKTYLAVVLAVHALKEGNVKKIVLTRPAVEAGESLGFLPGDLKEKVDPYLRPLYDALHDVLGVENTTRLMERGTIEIAPLAYMRGRTLDDSFVILDEAQNTTPEQMKMFLTRLGFGSKMVVTGDLTQIDLPRGKMSGLRTASTILKRVEGIPFIYLEAADVVRHTLVQRIIEAYDKADQKADNNE